A genomic segment from Lujinxingia sediminis encodes:
- a CDS encoding ABC transporter ATP-binding protein, protein MSHRHSQPESPEAGVPAGERYLGVFRYSGEALRLVWTTSARLTVMLGLLTLVAGVMPAAIAYVGKLIVDQVVEAAASGLATDRNLALVYVAVEAGLVVLMAGAQRGLGVAQSLLRAQLGHRVNTMILEKSLELSLTQFEDSEFYDKLTRARREASSRPLSLVNRTFSLVQNAITLVGAAVLLWQLSPWAVVILFAAGLPAFLVETRFSGEAFRLFRWRSPEARQQMYLETVLAREDYAKEVKLFGLGPMLLDRYRRIFDVVYGEDRSLTLRRGFWGYALGLLSTGAFYGAYVWVVLETVYGRITLGDMTMYLLLFKQGQSAVSASLNSVGGMYEDNLYLSTLYELLDEPVESTDEGVSQGERPGDGLRFEDVWFRYPGQDDAALRGLSLHLPPGQKLALVGENGSGKTTLIKLLTRLYKPSRGRILLDGTDLRDWQLGELHRRVGVIFQDFVRYQFKVGENIGVGDVAFLEDEARWERAAARGMADDFVASMPAGFHTQLGRWFKDGRELSGGQWQKIALARAFMRERSDILVFDEPTSAMDAQAESEVFERIKELTDRQMAILISHRFSTVRMADRIAVLEDGQISELGSHEELMREGGTYARLFNLQAEGYR, encoded by the coding sequence ATGTCACATCGCCATAGTCAGCCTGAATCTCCAGAAGCAGGGGTCCCCGCCGGGGAGCGTTATCTGGGGGTGTTTCGCTACAGCGGGGAGGCGCTGCGTCTGGTGTGGACGACCAGCGCGAGGCTCACCGTGATGCTGGGGCTTTTGACGCTGGTGGCCGGGGTGATGCCGGCGGCGATTGCGTATGTGGGAAAGCTCATCGTCGACCAGGTGGTAGAGGCGGCGGCCTCGGGGCTTGCGACCGATCGCAATCTGGCGCTGGTCTATGTGGCGGTGGAGGCGGGGCTGGTGGTGCTGATGGCCGGAGCGCAGAGGGGGTTGGGCGTGGCCCAGAGCCTGCTGCGCGCGCAGCTGGGCCACCGGGTCAACACGATGATCCTGGAGAAGTCGCTGGAGCTGAGTCTGACGCAGTTCGAAGACAGCGAGTTCTACGACAAACTCACCCGAGCCCGGCGCGAGGCGTCGTCGCGGCCGTTGAGTCTGGTGAATCGCACGTTTTCGCTGGTGCAAAATGCCATCACACTTGTGGGGGCCGCGGTGCTTCTGTGGCAGCTCTCGCCATGGGCGGTGGTGATTTTGTTTGCAGCGGGTCTTCCGGCCTTTCTGGTCGAGACGCGCTTTAGCGGGGAGGCCTTTCGGCTCTTTCGCTGGCGCTCGCCAGAGGCACGCCAGCAGATGTACCTGGAGACGGTGCTGGCCCGCGAAGACTACGCCAAGGAGGTCAAGCTCTTCGGGCTGGGGCCGATGTTGCTGGATCGATATCGGAGGATCTTCGATGTGGTCTATGGCGAGGATCGCAGCCTGACGCTGCGGCGCGGTTTCTGGGGGTATGCGCTGGGGCTGTTGAGCACCGGTGCGTTCTACGGGGCGTATGTCTGGGTGGTGCTTGAGACGGTGTACGGGCGCATCACGCTGGGGGATATGACCATGTATCTCCTGCTCTTTAAGCAGGGGCAGTCGGCGGTCTCGGCCAGCCTGAACTCGGTGGGGGGCATGTATGAGGATAATCTCTACCTCTCCACGCTCTACGAGCTGCTCGATGAGCCGGTGGAGTCGACCGATGAGGGGGTAAGCCAGGGGGAGCGGCCGGGCGACGGACTGCGTTTTGAGGATGTATGGTTTCGCTACCCCGGTCAGGACGATGCGGCACTGCGCGGGTTAAGCCTGCATCTTCCGCCGGGGCAGAAACTTGCGCTGGTGGGGGAGAACGGCTCGGGGAAGACCACGCTGATCAAGCTCTTGACGCGTCTTTATAAGCCCTCGCGCGGGCGGATCTTGCTCGATGGCACCGATCTTCGGGACTGGCAGCTCGGAGAATTGCATCGACGCGTGGGGGTGATCTTTCAGGATTTTGTGCGCTACCAGTTTAAGGTTGGCGAGAACATCGGGGTGGGCGACGTGGCGTTCCTGGAGGATGAGGCGCGCTGGGAGCGGGCGGCGGCCCGGGGGATGGCTGACGACTTTGTGGCGTCGATGCCGGCGGGCTTTCATACGCAGCTGGGGCGGTGGTTTAAAGACGGTCGGGAGCTCTCGGGAGGGCAGTGGCAGAAGATCGCGTTGGCGCGGGCGTTTATGCGCGAGCGCTCCGACATTCTGGTCTTTGATGAGCCCACCTCGGCGATGGACGCACAGGCTGAGTCGGAGGTCTTTGAGCGCATCAAAGAGCTGACGGATCGGCAGATGGCGATCCTGATCTCGCACCGCTTCTCGACGGTGCGAATGGCCGATCGCATCGCGGTGCTTGAAGACGGGCAGATCAGCGAGCTTGGCAGCCATGAGGAGTTGATGCGTGAGGGGGGAACGTACGCGCGCCTCTTTAATCTGCAGGCCGAAGGCTACCGCTGA
- a CDS encoding helicase-related protein, translating into MELPVDAIRPQFMEALRAHPRHILTAPTGSGKSTRLPLWLAEFTGKPVLVVEPRRVACRSLAGFLAGQHGEEVGASVGYRVRFEDCSSAETRVLFATTGIALRMLSEEGGERARFGAVLIDEFHERGWEVDVLSAALLRAQATGGYKGHVVLTSATVDAEAIAGRIDAMVHHASGRTYPVEVRYADDVPAPTGDGLAARVRDALAGALGSGEDDGGDALVFLPGKREIQAVEDALVGLSRALNLEIVQVHGSLPVDEIQRAFRPEAPRRRVFLATNVAETSVTLPGVTLVLDSGLARMRVHRGGRSALALVAVAEASMDQRAGRAGRVRQGRCVRLWSERYSPEPHAAPEIERIELDDVLLAAASVGLEGRAFLDAPWISMPPGFAVEQARARLRRARALDDRGHLTTLGRALATMPVSGAEGRLLIDPPAELAATLCDLVAILQRGQDLLLPDHLLRGRNEEVREARRDLFEGLHDEVSLQLAALRHGEVRRHGLRPAALREVRQIARSLREVVGVSAEQANAPLASSAELVRHALKRIPESAFVVRSRALKKRVDGRAVRGKPEPWGNGEIELLVWPFASPALKDGEKAPVDPVAGVILDTFWIGDDGTGVRGSGKMVLPCTYADLVSADVGERKIGEVRAGNHRGAPYVRARVERALAGVALSAAEEALRGPELVEAAAQAILEGRILKPAGEDVLDDLHIWEVLAGWPTLDRSWTGEDPPPAPHTFLMERLRLLGVESEQDLMLVEPEDLRPDLEAELTIHRFDLDPLREEFPRVWEHLGFRYHCQVSPMAKRVTMTPMDKKTARAADPKANLLPRFRGFKVRYKNASRVIDLRG; encoded by the coding sequence TTGGAACTGCCCGTTGATGCGATTCGCCCGCAATTTATGGAGGCGCTGCGCGCGCATCCCCGCCACATTTTGACCGCACCGACCGGCTCCGGGAAGTCGACGCGCCTGCCGTTGTGGCTGGCTGAGTTCACCGGGAAGCCAGTGCTGGTGGTCGAGCCCCGGCGAGTGGCGTGCCGCTCGCTGGCGGGGTTTCTGGCGGGGCAGCATGGCGAGGAGGTCGGGGCGTCGGTGGGCTACCGGGTGCGCTTTGAGGATTGCAGCAGCGCCGAGACACGGGTGCTTTTTGCGACGACCGGCATCGCGCTCAGGATGTTGAGCGAGGAGGGCGGTGAGCGGGCGCGTTTTGGAGCGGTGCTCATCGATGAGTTTCACGAGCGCGGCTGGGAGGTCGATGTGCTCAGCGCGGCGCTCCTGCGGGCGCAGGCCACCGGTGGGTATAAGGGGCATGTGGTGCTGACGTCCGCCACGGTTGATGCCGAGGCGATCGCCGGGCGCATCGACGCGATGGTGCATCACGCCAGCGGTCGCACCTATCCGGTGGAGGTTCGCTACGCCGATGACGTTCCGGCACCCACCGGCGATGGGTTGGCCGCAAGGGTGCGTGATGCGCTGGCCGGAGCGCTCGGAAGCGGGGAGGACGACGGGGGCGATGCACTCGTGTTTTTGCCGGGCAAGCGTGAGATTCAGGCCGTTGAAGATGCCCTGGTAGGGCTTTCGCGCGCGCTCAATCTGGAGATCGTGCAGGTGCACGGGAGCCTTCCGGTCGATGAGATTCAGCGAGCATTCAGGCCCGAGGCTCCTCGCCGGCGCGTGTTTCTGGCGACCAATGTGGCGGAGACGTCGGTGACGCTTCCGGGGGTGACGCTGGTGCTCGACAGCGGGCTGGCCCGGATGCGTGTGCACCGGGGAGGGCGCTCGGCGCTGGCGCTGGTGGCGGTGGCCGAGGCGTCGATGGATCAGCGCGCCGGGCGGGCGGGCCGTGTGCGCCAGGGTCGGTGTGTGAGGCTGTGGAGCGAGCGCTACTCGCCAGAGCCTCATGCCGCTCCGGAGATCGAGCGGATTGAGCTCGACGATGTGTTGCTGGCGGCGGCCTCCGTGGGCTTGGAGGGGCGGGCGTTTCTCGATGCCCCCTGGATTTCCATGCCGCCCGGGTTTGCGGTGGAGCAGGCCCGAGCGCGCCTGCGGCGCGCTCGGGCCCTGGACGATCGGGGCCACCTGACGACGCTCGGCCGGGCGCTCGCCACGATGCCGGTGAGTGGTGCCGAGGGGCGTCTGCTCATCGACCCGCCCGCCGAGCTTGCCGCCACGCTCTGCGACCTTGTGGCCATCTTGCAGCGCGGCCAGGACCTGCTCCTTCCCGACCATCTTCTGCGCGGGCGCAACGAGGAGGTTCGCGAGGCCCGGCGCGATCTTTTCGAGGGGCTGCACGACGAGGTCAGCCTGCAGCTCGCCGCGCTTCGTCACGGTGAGGTGCGCCGCCACGGGCTTCGCCCGGCGGCGCTGCGTGAGGTCCGCCAGATCGCCCGCTCGTTGCGCGAGGTGGTGGGCGTAAGCGCCGAGCAGGCCAATGCGCCCCTGGCCTCCTCCGCCGAGCTTGTGCGCCACGCCTTAAAGCGTATCCCGGAGTCGGCCTTTGTGGTGCGAAGCCGCGCGCTCAAAAAACGCGTCGACGGGCGAGCGGTGCGCGGCAAGCCCGAGCCCTGGGGAAATGGCGAGATCGAACTTCTGGTGTGGCCCTTTGCCAGCCCGGCGCTCAAAGATGGGGAGAAAGCGCCGGTCGATCCGGTGGCCGGGGTGATTCTGGATACCTTCTGGATCGGCGATGATGGCACCGGGGTGCGCGGCTCCGGCAAGATGGTGTTGCCCTGCACCTACGCCGACCTCGTGAGCGCTGATGTTGGAGAGCGCAAGATCGGTGAGGTGCGTGCCGGCAACCACCGTGGCGCGCCCTATGTTCGGGCCCGCGTGGAGCGGGCCCTGGCCGGCGTGGCCCTCTCGGCGGCCGAAGAGGCCCTGCGCGGTCCGGAGCTCGTAGAGGCGGCGGCACAAGCCATCCTGGAGGGGCGGATTCTTAAGCCCGCCGGCGAGGATGTGCTCGATGATCTTCATATCTGGGAGGTGCTGGCCGGTTGGCCCACCCTCGATCGCAGCTGGACGGGGGAAGATCCGCCGCCTGCGCCGCACACGTTTCTTATGGAGCGCCTGCGCCTTTTAGGTGTGGAGAGTGAGCAGGACCTGATGCTGGTCGAGCCCGAGGATCTTCGCCCGGATCTGGAAGCGGAGCTAACGATTCACCGCTTTGATCTCGACCCGCTGCGCGAGGAGTTTCCGCGGGTGTGGGAGCATCTGGGCTTTCGCTACCACTGCCAGGTCTCGCCAATGGCCAAACGGGTGACCATGACGCCGATGGACAAGAAGACGGCGCGGGCGGCCGACCCGAAGGCCAACCTCCTGCCGAGATTTCGGGGCTTTAAGGTGCGGTATAAAAACGCCAGCCGCGTCATCGATCTTCGCGGCTGA
- a CDS encoding MATE family efflux transporter → MRELLPLRHRHDRAILAMAIPAIGSLAIDPLVSLVDTFFVGRIGTAELAALGINSALFAMAFIVFNFLAYATTPKIAAHLGRDEVEEAGRVVSHALWLALICGGLMTATLLVFAAPLLALMGAAGDVAGPALTYLKIRAWAGPALLISTAAHGAFRGFQDTRTPMWVTVMLNLINLVLDPLLIFGLGWGIAGAAIATVVAQWSGALLFLWLLLVRRREAMRVPLLAPSLSGMLPLVRVGSALLLRTGALVGTMTLATAVAARQGAESVAAHQVANQLWGFFALLIDALAIAGQALLANFIGRDDVKEARAMGARLLQWGLATGLVLGASIWLSGGLLAEAFSTDAEVIAGILMLIPFVAVLQPLNALVFVWDGLYMGTQAFGFLARAMLLSAGVAGALLLATNPLGWGLIGVWSAITSLMIVRGLTLGVPWATRRVPGLD, encoded by the coding sequence ATGCGCGAGCTCCTCCCCCTGCGACATCGCCACGACCGCGCCATCCTGGCGATGGCCATCCCGGCCATTGGCAGCCTGGCCATCGACCCGCTCGTCTCACTGGTCGACACATTCTTCGTCGGGCGCATCGGCACCGCAGAGCTGGCCGCGCTGGGTATCAACAGCGCGCTCTTTGCGATGGCCTTTATCGTCTTCAACTTTCTGGCCTATGCGACCACCCCGAAGATCGCCGCGCACCTGGGCCGCGATGAGGTTGAGGAGGCCGGCCGAGTCGTCAGCCACGCGTTGTGGCTTGCCTTGATATGCGGCGGGTTGATGACGGCGACGCTGCTGGTCTTCGCCGCGCCGCTTCTTGCGCTGATGGGTGCCGCGGGCGACGTCGCCGGGCCTGCCCTCACCTACCTGAAGATCCGCGCCTGGGCTGGCCCGGCATTGCTGATCAGCACGGCAGCCCACGGGGCCTTTCGCGGCTTTCAAGATACGCGTACCCCGATGTGGGTCACGGTGATGCTTAACCTGATCAACCTGGTGCTCGATCCGCTTTTGATCTTCGGACTGGGCTGGGGCATCGCCGGGGCTGCGATCGCCACGGTGGTGGCCCAGTGGTCCGGGGCGTTGCTCTTTCTGTGGCTGCTCCTGGTGCGTCGCCGCGAGGCGATGCGCGTGCCGCTGCTCGCCCCCTCCTTAAGCGGCATGCTGCCGCTGGTGCGGGTGGGAAGCGCGCTTTTGCTGCGCACCGGCGCGCTGGTGGGCACCATGACGCTGGCCACCGCCGTGGCCGCACGCCAGGGCGCCGAATCCGTGGCCGCCCACCAGGTCGCCAACCAACTCTGGGGCTTCTTCGCGCTGCTCATCGACGCGCTCGCCATCGCAGGCCAGGCGCTTCTGGCGAACTTCATCGGCCGCGACGACGTGAAGGAGGCCCGCGCGATGGGCGCGCGCCTCTTGCAATGGGGCCTGGCCACCGGGCTTGTGCTGGGCGCGAGCATCTGGCTCTCGGGCGGTCTTCTGGCGGAGGCGTTTAGCACCGATGCCGAGGTCATCGCCGGCATCCTCATGCTCATCCCCTTCGTCGCCGTCTTACAACCGCTCAACGCGCTCGTCTTTGTCTGGGACGGGCTCTACATGGGCACCCAGGCCTTCGGGTTTCTGGCTCGGGCGATGCTTTTGAGCGCGGGTGTCGCCGGTGCTCTGCTGCTGGCCACAAATCCGCTTGGCTGGGGACTCATCGGGGTGTGGTCAGCCATCACCTCGCTGATGATCGTGCGCGGGCTGACCCTGGGCGTGCCCTGGGCGACGCGGCGAGTGCCGGGGCTCGACTAA